From the Arthrobacter sp. PM3 genome, one window contains:
- a CDS encoding DoxX family protein, producing the protein MSFVRFLARPMLASSFVLAGMDKLKNADDTAAQLSPLLRRAADALPFQTNEKVLARVIGGTQVGAGVCFALGKSARLAATVLAVISALNGYVEWRSADISSKEARDARRKQLLKNVSLTGGVLLAAVDTAGKPSLAWRAGHLAADAKKNAAHFAADARKTSNKQLKKADKVVRKAAKTAGA; encoded by the coding sequence ATGTCGTTTGTCCGCTTTCTCGCCCGGCCCATGCTCGCCTCCAGTTTCGTCCTCGCCGGCATGGACAAGCTAAAGAACGCGGATGACACTGCGGCACAGTTGTCCCCCCTGCTCCGGCGCGCTGCCGACGCGCTCCCGTTCCAGACCAATGAGAAGGTCCTGGCCCGCGTGATCGGAGGCACGCAGGTGGGTGCCGGCGTCTGCTTCGCACTCGGCAAGTCCGCCCGGCTGGCCGCCACCGTCCTCGCGGTCATTTCGGCCCTGAACGGCTACGTCGAATGGCGCAGCGCGGACATCTCCTCGAAGGAAGCCCGCGACGCCCGCCGCAAGCAGCTCCTGAAGAACGTCTCCCTGACCGGCGGCGTGCTGCTGGCCGCCGTTGACACCGCCGGCAAGCCCAGCCTGGCCTGGCGCGCCGGCCACCTCGCCGCCGACGCGAAGAAGAACGCCGCCCACTTCGCCGCCGATGCCCGCAAGACCAGCAACAAGCAGCTGAAGAAGGCCGACAAAGTAGTCCGCAAGGCCGCCAAGACTGCCGGGGCCTAA
- the aroA gene encoding 3-phosphoshikimate 1-carboxyvinyltransferase gives MTGATSSATTPSRPDSTPTSDGGPHWAAPFAARPVDATVTVPGSKSLTNRYLVLAALADGPSRLRAPLHSRDSALMIAALRQLGATITEVPGDGAFGPDLEIVPLSIDAAADTDIDCGLAGTVMRFVPPVAALRRGESRFDGDPHARKRPMGTIIEALAGLGVAVSAPDGGPASSLPFTVRGTGAVRGGHLVIDASASSQFVSALLLAGARFTEGLHLEHVGAPVPSLDHINMTVAVLRGVGVRVDDSVPNHWVVSPGPIRAFDVRIEQDLSNAGPFLAAALATGGTVRVPNWPARTTQVGDLWRGILAAMGATVTLDGGTLTVSGGREIQGGDFDETSELAPTVAALCALASGPSRLSGIAHLRGHETDRLAALVAEINRLGGDAEETADGLVIRPAKLHGGVVHSYADHRMATAGAILGLAVPGVEVEDIATTAKTMPDFPQLWEAMLTQGTAADEDSAGGAQH, from the coding sequence ATGACTGGCGCCACCTCCTCCGCAACCACCCCCTCCCGTCCGGACAGCACCCCGACGTCGGACGGCGGTCCGCACTGGGCCGCGCCGTTCGCCGCACGGCCGGTTGACGCCACCGTCACTGTCCCGGGGTCGAAGTCCCTGACCAACCGGTACCTCGTGCTCGCCGCCCTGGCGGACGGCCCCTCCCGGCTGCGGGCTCCCCTGCACTCGCGGGACTCCGCGTTGATGATTGCGGCCCTGCGCCAGCTCGGCGCGACCATTACCGAGGTTCCCGGCGACGGTGCCTTCGGCCCCGACCTGGAAATCGTCCCGCTCAGCATCGACGCCGCGGCGGACACGGACATTGACTGCGGCCTGGCCGGCACGGTCATGCGCTTCGTGCCGCCGGTGGCCGCGCTGCGCCGCGGCGAGTCCCGCTTCGACGGCGACCCGCATGCCCGCAAGCGCCCGATGGGCACCATCATCGAGGCCCTGGCCGGCCTGGGCGTGGCGGTCAGCGCGCCCGACGGCGGCCCGGCGTCGTCATTGCCGTTCACCGTCCGCGGCACCGGAGCTGTGCGCGGCGGCCACCTCGTCATCGACGCCAGCGCGTCATCCCAGTTCGTCTCCGCACTGCTGCTGGCCGGCGCCCGGTTCACCGAGGGCCTCCACCTGGAACATGTCGGCGCCCCCGTGCCGAGCCTCGACCACATCAACATGACCGTGGCCGTGCTGCGCGGGGTGGGCGTGAGGGTGGACGATTCGGTGCCGAACCACTGGGTCGTCTCCCCCGGCCCGATCCGCGCCTTCGACGTCCGGATCGAGCAGGACCTCTCCAACGCCGGGCCGTTCCTCGCAGCGGCCCTCGCCACCGGCGGCACCGTGCGGGTCCCGAACTGGCCCGCCCGGACCACACAGGTCGGTGACCTCTGGCGGGGCATCCTGGCCGCCATGGGCGCCACCGTGACCCTCGACGGCGGCACCCTGACCGTCAGCGGCGGCCGGGAGATCCAGGGCGGCGACTTCGACGAGACCAGCGAACTGGCCCCCACCGTGGCCGCGCTCTGTGCGCTGGCCAGCGGTCCGTCGCGGCTAAGCGGTATCGCCCACCTCCGCGGACACGAAACGGACCGGCTCGCTGCCCTCGTAGCCGAAATCAACCGGCTCGGCGGCGACGCCGAAGAGACCGCCGACGGACTCGTCATCCGCCCGGCCAAGCTGCACGGCGGCGTCGTGCACAGCTACGCCGACCACCGCATGGCCACGGCCGGCGCCATCCTCGGCCTGGCCGTACCCGGCGTCGAGGTCGAAGACATCGCGACCACGGCCAAGACCATGCCGGACTTCCCGCAGCTCTGGGAAGCCATGCTGACGCAGGGAACCGCCGCAGACGAGGACTCCGCCGGTGGCGCGCAGCACTGA